The Plasmodium berghei ANKA genome assembly, chromosome: 8 genome has a segment encoding these proteins:
- a CDS encoding peptidyl-prolyl cis-trans isomerase, putative codes for MGKHKHSKDKLYILQSEYRRDALIKKQIKSRNSTYLPFNYCCISLRPFSDPYCDEDGRIYDKKSVLEEMEKSKRNKNNKPEIDIKNLIKVNFYKHDNEYICPITRKYFNKHTKIILNKKTGNTFSSEIFKLFPNKNEMFDPITHDTMNMLDLIVLQDPLNNKQNMNELHNKFFQKEKEKEKIQHIQDNDAIMSILQEVKNKQMESNKLDANKNTDENKHSKFKDDYKNEKREKNIYLYSTNKDNDNNCIEDDSNSENEIKIKCENYSDNKLAQSVTSTIYNATYKNTFVYLSETQVHDMIYTNVIKNKKNSYVRLITDVGMINIELYAYKCPKLCHNFLFLCEYKYYNKTDIFKRDKNVDIVFLGALKNNIHSAASGFYWRKKLKKYKLRKKIDDEKIVNKLKEEINVNSDNDSDIGIKYLRYNDNRHVAETNSYGNIYMFKYYNQKYSNMFYISLSEDYTTNNPCIGKVVGGNDTLEKLKNLDTASMNAEHYTLNETIIYTNPFKDVIKEMKEDSKKKKIPEPAKEKAKTFIDDDTFVENKNDDIGKYIKWQNFKNNNKNTNCDESNQSKLNILKKENVSKPKQTKMDFSCW; via the exons ATGGGTAAACATAAACATAGCAAAGATAAGTTATATATTCTACAATCAGAATATAGAAGAGACGCATtaataaagaaacaaataaaatccAGAAATTCAACATATTTACCTTTTAATTATTG TTGTATAAGCTTAAGACCATTCAGTGATCCATATTGTGACGAAGATGGAAGAATTTACGATAAAAAAAGCGTTTTAGAAGAAATGGAAAAATccaaaagaaataaaaataataaacctgaaattgatataaaaaatttaattaaagttaatttttataaacatgataatgaatatatatgtcCTATAacaagaaaatattttaataaacatacaaaaattatattaaataaaaaaactggaaatacattttcatcggaaatttttaaattatttccaaataaaaatgaaatgtTTGATCCAATTACACATGACACCATGAATATGTTAGATTTAATTGTTTTACAAGACCCATTAAACAATAAACAGAACATGAATGAGttacataataaattttttcagaaagaaaaagaaaaagaaaaaattcaaCATATTCAAGATAATGACGCAATCATGAGCATATTACAagaagtaaaaaataaacaaatggAAAGCAATAAATTAGACGCAAACAAAAACAcagatgaaaataaacactcaaaatttaaagatgattataaaaatgaaaaaagagaaaaaaatatatatttatattcaacaaataaagataatgaCAATAATTGTATTGAAGATGATAGTAATAGTGAAAAtgaaatcaaaataaaatgtgaaaattATAGTGATAATAAATTAGCTCAAAGTGTTACATcaactatatataatgcaaCATACAAAAATACTTTTGTTTATCTTTCAGAAACCCAAGTTCATGATATGATATATACcaatgttataaaaaataaaaaaaatagttatgTACGTTTAATAACTGATGTGGGTATGATTAATATTGAACTATATGCGTATAAATGCCCAAAATTAtgtcataattttttatttttatgtgaatacaaatattataataaaacagatatttttaaaagagaCAAAAATGTTGATATCGTTTTTTTGGGGGCgcttaaaaataatatacattcAGCAGCATCCGGATTTTATtggagaaaaaaattaaaaaaatataaattaagaaaaaaaatcgatgatgaaaaaatcGTTAATAAGttaaaagaagaaataaatgtaaatagTGATAATGATAGTGATATAggaattaaatatttgagGTATAATGATAACAGACATGTTGCAGAAACTAATTCATAtggtaatatatatatgtttaagtattataatcaaaaatattctaatatgttttatatatcccTATCAGAGGATTATACAACTAATAATCCATGCATTGGGAAAG TTGTCGGAGGAAATGATAcattagaaaaattaaaaaatttggaCACTGCTTCAATGAATGCT GAACATTACACCTTAAATGAAACGATTATATACACAAACCCATTTAAAGATGTTATAAAGGAAATGAAAGAagattcaaaaaaaaaaaaaatcccAGAGCCCGCAAAGGAAAAGGCCAAAACTTTCATTGATGATGATACTTTTgtggaaaataaaaatgacgatataggaaaatatataaaatggcagaattttaaaaataataataaaaatacgaATTGTGATGAATCAAACCAATCaaaattaaacatattaaaaaaggaaaacgTATCAAAGCCAAAACAAACCAAGATGGATTTTTCGTGTTGGTAA
- a CDS encoding diacylglycerol kinase, putative — translation MENFAYIDKNVYINICMLILKKLKEYLLGVGIFKLIFCLFIILLSIIFAKRSKKKEKKINVYLQLNRNNTKNTKLVINDDKTYNDEEKTNDHHKEENEIENEGYHITHSSHIFDLKVISTTELCNVCNDNIYAFIFNKKNIFECVICKNKSHIECAPNSNLMSCKNSIFFKNKHKFIKIKNSLWNGKCDICNQSFSYFSFSIYGIKYIYKCIWCNKYFHGKCINKNIYKKINNNNDINTKNDDLICAYGNNKYILYPYEIFVKEKYLLYFLMQSYQKINKAQIKKDDILLNYNETQSENYIYEDELVVENEIDKLSIQMFESGKNRELIYFNYLNNAKKYQSLINSQITKNGNNNNNPIIDKLNHAIHINMLLNFLPIHIPIYEINTTNKFLLIFVNVRSGGQTGKNLYRELLMHFNPLQIINIENESSVINTLNMYKEMLYQKKVIIFLCGGDGTISIFIDTLIKFFYRNAPFNIYEENEKFPKKKTQKKKIYHITENSNKISNKSITFFNKYIMAASKVALKKSGNNTSKIILNNERDKTICDFTNNCFDTKKSTSLLENEKIYSLIEGKNNMNNACDDNNNNNSKIDNILLNNGTNIYSDLYKNYDDNSFINRCTKTEINSNASLSNESISYMSPFPNSDSMCNSFRKGLNNQKYINLHENVNIYKDKKEKDDIYIDQTLNNSHINKSIIENYNNNSYGYISGYSNNFIDINKPWNNNNSYIYSCSLKNNQTDSSIIYHDYKENDIKKYSIKYGNSSSGHVHSNYYRDDESSDTSESLDEEEKIQKKNKETQTKTKKWLKYISKESEKIHNKFIKRNINKIQERFNLNKSQAIESENSLYKFHKNGKNKYKIINKKKHKQTDSINDNSSKTSNNKYTVKSYIENTPIGIMPLGTGNDLCISLGWGNSYINNISLYLDKIKHSKNKLVDVWSIKAYDLSNNTVLNNTFINYFDIGLISRLALHFDNIRKQFPHFFNSRLGNKILYGEIGFRDFCFNTYKYKLNKHIKLYCDGKRVKINNDLESICFINIPYILGGHNIWKDDNLQYCYYSDIEKGYYDENEKDKIKDNKKLAKKVTKLKKKNMHNNKSTNTQIHTYNGNYENKLYTQSLKSKKNDSYNDENINIQREISKSCSYKCCDKMLYDEMKENIKHIEEENNTTDYSNIYKPHKLYLYKRKQNSQMYKKQQIDDKLIEVFGIKNIFHLVQVQLGLSSPVKLCQGHELFIKISKKFIQNNKMYFQYDGEPVFLKICKLHFTHKCQCLFLSPNSPIL, via the coding sequence atggaaaattttgcatatattGACAAAAATgtctatataaatatttgtatgttaattttaaaaaaactaaaGGAATATTTATTAGGGGTAggcatttttaaattaattttttgtttatttataatattgttaAGTATAATTTTTGCGAAACggagtaaaaaaaaagaaaaaaaaattaatgtatATCTGCAGTTAAATAGGAATAATACTAAAAATACTAAATTAGTAATAAATGATGACAAGACATATAACgatgaagaaaaaacaaatgatCATCATAAAGAGGAAAAtgaaatagaaaatgaagGGTATCACATAACCCACAGTTCACACATATTTGATCTAAAAGTTATAAGCACAACCGAATTGTGTAATGTGTgcaatgataatatatatgcatttatttttaacaagaaaaatatatttgaatgTGTTATATGCAAAAATAAGTCCCATATTGAATGTGCTCCGAATTCAAATTTAATGAGCTGCAAAaattccatattttttaaaaataagcataaatttataaaaatcaaaaatagTTTATGGAACGGTAAATGTGACATTTGTAATCAAAGTTTTTCTTATTTctcattttctatatatggaataaaatatatatataaatgtatatggtgcaataaatattttcatggaaaatgtataaataaaaatatatataaaaaaataaataataataatgacaTTAACACAAAAAACGATGACTTAATATGTGCTTatggtaataataaatatattttatacccctatgaaatatttgttaaaGAAAAGTATctactatattttttaatgcaatcatatcaaaaaataaataaagcacaaattaaaaaggatgatatattactaaattataatgaaacACAATCAGAAAACTACATATACGAAGATGAGTTGGTAGTAGAAAATGAGATAGACAAACTTTCAATTCAAATGTTCGAAAGCGGTAAAAATAGggaattaatatattttaattatctAAATAATgctaaaaaatatcaaagtTTAATCAATTCacaaattacaaaaaatggtaataataataacaaccCAATAATAGACAAACTAAATCATgcaatacatataaatatgcttttgaattttttaccTATACACATACccatatatgaaataaatactacaaataaatttcttctaatatttgtaaatgTAAGAAGCGGGGGTCAAACAggaaaaaatttatacagAGAATTACTAATGCATTTTAATCCACtgcaaataataaatatagaaaacGAATCAAGTGTTATAAATACCcttaatatgtataaagaAATgttatatcaaaaaaaagttattattttcttgtGTGGTGGCGATGGAACTATAAGTATTTTTATCGATACTTTGATAAAGTTTTTTTACAGAAATGCtccttttaatatatatgaagaaaatgaaaaatttccaaaaaaaaaaacacaaaaaaaaaaaatatatcatataacTGAAAATTCCAATAAGATATCTAATAAAtctattacattttttaataaatatattatggcAGCTTCAAAAGTTGctctaaaaaaaagtggTAATAATACTtccaaaattatattaaataacgAGAGGGATAAAACAATATGTGATTTTACCAATAATTGCTTTgatacaaaaaaatcaaCATCACTTTTAGAAAAtgagaaaatatattcactTATTGAAggcaaaaataatatgaacaatGCATGTGAtgataacaataataataatagcaaGATAGATAATATTCTATTAAATAACGgaacaaatatttatagtgacctttataaaaattatgatgatAATAGTTTTATTAACAGATGCACAAAAACTGAGATTAATTCAAATGCAAGCTTAAGCAACGAAAGCATTTCATATATGAGTCCATTTCCAAATAGTGATTCTATGTGTAATAGTTTCAGAAAAGGTCTTaataatcaaaaatatataaatttacatGAAAATgttaacatatataaagataaaaaagaaaaagatgatatttatatagaTCAAACTTTGAACAACTcacatattaataaatccATCATTGAAaattacaataataatagttatGGTTATATTTCAGGATATAGTAATAACTttattgatataaataaaccatggaataataataattcctatatatattcttgtagcttaaaaaataaccaAACTGATAGtagtattatatatcatgattataaagaaaatgatattaaaaaatattcaataaaatatggaaaCAGTAGCTCTGGTCATGTTcattcaaattattatcgCGATGATGAAAGTTCAGATACAAGTGAAAGTTTGGATGAAGAAGAAAagatacaaaaaaaaaataaggaaaCACAAaccaaaacaaaaaaatggttgaaatatattagtaaAGAATctgaaaaaatacataataaatttataaaacgaaatataaacaaaattcaAGAACGATTTAATCTAAATAAATCACAAGCAATTGAAAGTGAAAActctttatataaatttcataaaaatggaaagaataaatataaaattatcaataaaaaaaaacataaacaAACTGATAGTATAAACGATAATAGTTCAAAAacttcaaataataaatacacagtaaaatcatatattgaaaatactCCCATAGGTATAATGCCCTTAGGAACTGGAAATGATTTGTGTATTAGCTTAGGTTGGGGAAActcatatattaataatatatctttatatttagacaaaataaaacatagtAAAAATAAGTTAGTCGATGTATGGAGTATTAAGGCATATGATTTAAGCAATAACACTGTTCTAAATAATACTTTTATTAACTATTTTGATATTGGACTTATATCAAGATTAGCATTacattttgataatatacGAAAACAATTcccacatttttttaacagtAGATTAGgtaacaaaatattatatggaGAAATCGGATTCAGagatttttgttttaatacatataaatataaacttAATAAACATATCAAACTATATTGTGATGGAAAAAGagttaaaataaataatgacCTAGAAAGTATATgctttataaatataccaTATATCTTAGGAGGCCATAATATATGGAAAGACGATAATTTGCAATATTGCTATTATTCTGATATTGAAAAGGGAtattatgatgaaaatgaaaaagataaaataaaagacaACAAAAAATTAGCAAAAAAAGTGAcaaaactaaaaaaaaaaaatatgcacaaCAATAAATCAACGAATACACAAATACACACGTATAATGGAAATTatgaaaacaaattatatactCAATCtttaaaaagtaaaaaaaatgattctTATAAcgatgaaaatattaacatcCAAAGAGAAATATCTAAAAGCTGTTCATATAAATGTTGTGATAAAATGCTGTATGATGaaatgaaagaaaatataaaacatatagaGGAAGAAAATAACACAACTGATTAtagtaatatatacaaaccacacaaattatatctttataAACGCAAACAAAATTCTCAAATGTACAAAAAACAACAAATTGATGATAAACTTATTGAAGTTTTtggaattaaaaatatattt